The following coding sequences lie in one Vibrio aerogenes genomic window:
- a CDS encoding AAA family ATPase, producing the protein MQSAAFQKLQHYLNSQIIGQESLVKQVLVALLADGHILVEGPPGLAKTRAIKSLADCIESSFHRIQFTPDLLPADLTGTDIFRPETGEFKFQPGPIFHSLLLADEINRAPAKVQAAMLEAMAEKQVTAGRKTYALPKLFLVMATQNPIEQEGTYPLPEAQLDRFLLQLNVDYPDADSELSILRLNRGEAQGINATQPDKLSQEDIFKARQAVLNIHMAEPIEQYIVRLVMATRHPKQYDEKLAQWIEMGVSPRATIALDRCARAHAWLNGRDFVSPEDVQTMAFPVLRHRLLLTYQAQAEGVHPNQIINQILSLVGSA; encoded by the coding sequence ATGCAATCGGCAGCGTTTCAAAAATTGCAGCACTACTTAAACAGCCAAATCATCGGTCAGGAATCACTGGTAAAACAAGTTCTGGTCGCCCTGCTTGCGGACGGACATATTCTTGTGGAAGGTCCTCCGGGGCTGGCAAAAACCCGGGCGATCAAATCACTTGCAGATTGTATCGAGAGTTCATTTCACCGGATCCAGTTCACGCCGGATTTGCTTCCGGCAGACCTGACAGGTACGGATATTTTCCGCCCTGAAACCGGTGAATTCAAATTCCAGCCTGGCCCCATTTTCCATTCACTGCTGCTGGCAGATGAAATCAACCGCGCACCAGCCAAAGTACAGGCTGCGATGCTGGAAGCGATGGCAGAGAAACAAGTCACAGCCGGAAGAAAAACTTATGCACTGCCAAAACTGTTTCTGGTCATGGCAACTCAAAACCCGATTGAGCAGGAAGGGACTTATCCGCTGCCTGAAGCTCAGCTGGACCGTTTCCTGCTTCAGCTGAATGTTGACTACCCGGATGCTGACAGCGAATTATCCATTTTACGTCTGAACCGGGGAGAGGCTCAGGGAATTAATGCCACTCAACCGGATAAACTCAGCCAGGAAGATATTTTTAAAGCCCGCCAGGCGGTGCTAAACATCCATATGGCCGAGCCAATTGAACAATATATTGTCCGGTTGGTCATGGCGACTCGCCACCCGAAACAATATGATGAAAAACTGGCTCAATGGATTGAAATGGGCGTCAGCCCCAGGGCAACAATTGCACTCGATCGATGTGCCCGTGCCCACGCCTGGCTGAATGGCCGCGATTTTGTCAGTCCTGAAGATGTTCAGACGATGGCATTTCCGGTATTGCGCCATCGTCTGCTTTTAACTTATCAGGCACAGGCTGAAGGCGTTCATCCAAATCAGATCATTAACCAAATTCTTTCTCTGGTTGGTAGTGCATAA
- the pepT gene encoding peptidase T encodes MESLVDRFLRYVSFDTQSNPYKSSCPSTSGQKKLAQYIFDELLALGLKDVSLDLHGYVMARLPSNVDHDVPSIGFISHLDTSPDASGKNVTPQIVENYQGGDIALGKGDEVLSPIQYKELHALHGYNLITTDGNTLLGADDKAGVAEIITAMKVLIDHPEIPHGDICIAFTPDEEIGRGADLFDVEKFGAQWAYTVDGGPVGELEFENFNASSAVVTCHGVSVHPGTAKGKMVNAMNIAAQFQMMMPEDETPETTEGYEGFYHLSTAVMTIAQSELTYLLRDFEHDGLDRRKKVMRDTVGRLNQKLKRGRVEINFTDCYANMKEMVEPHPQIIEIAKQAMIDVDVEPKVCPIRGGTDGAQLSFKGLPCPNIFTGGYNFHGIHEFVTIEGMQQAVRVIVKIAENTVHYAHQKI; translated from the coding sequence ATGGAAAGTCTGGTTGATCGCTTTTTGCGTTATGTATCCTTTGATACTCAGTCCAATCCGTATAAATCGAGTTGCCCGAGTACCTCCGGGCAAAAAAAGTTAGCCCAGTATATTTTTGATGAACTGCTTGCATTGGGCCTCAAGGATGTCAGTCTGGATTTACATGGTTATGTGATGGCGCGGCTCCCGTCGAATGTTGATCATGATGTTCCCTCAATTGGTTTTATTTCACATCTGGATACATCACCCGATGCATCAGGCAAAAATGTGACGCCTCAAATTGTTGAAAATTACCAGGGAGGTGATATCGCCCTTGGCAAAGGGGATGAAGTTTTATCGCCAATTCAGTACAAAGAGTTACATGCATTGCATGGCTATAATCTGATCACGACCGATGGAAACACCCTGTTAGGTGCTGATGATAAAGCGGGCGTTGCTGAAATTATTACCGCGATGAAAGTATTGATTGATCACCCTGAAATTCCTCATGGCGACATTTGTATCGCATTTACACCGGATGAAGAAATCGGTCGTGGTGCAGACCTTTTTGATGTGGAAAAATTTGGCGCGCAGTGGGCTTATACTGTTGATGGTGGTCCTGTGGGTGAGCTGGAGTTTGAAAACTTTAATGCATCGTCAGCGGTTGTGACCTGTCATGGTGTGTCTGTTCATCCGGGAACTGCGAAAGGTAAAATGGTTAATGCCATGAATATCGCAGCGCAGTTTCAAATGATGATGCCTGAGGATGAAACGCCGGAAACCACAGAAGGTTATGAAGGCTTTTATCACTTATCAACCGCAGTCATGACGATTGCTCAAAGCGAGCTGACTTATCTCCTGAGAGATTTTGAGCACGATGGGCTGGATCGACGCAAAAAGGTGATGCGGGACACAGTCGGGCGCCTGAATCAAAAATTGAAGCGTGGCCGTGTGGAAATCAATTTTACGGACTGTTATGCCAATATGAAGGAGATGGTTGAGCCGCATCCACAGATTATTGAAATCGCCAAACAGGCGATGATTGATGTCGATGTAGAGCCAAAAGTCTGTCCGATTCGTGGTGGCACCGATGGTGCGCAGCTTTCGTTTAAAGGATTACCTTGTCCAAATATCTTTACGGGCGGTTATAACTTTCATGGTATTCATGAATTTGTGACCATCGAGGGGATGCAACAGGCTGTTCGTGTGATCGTGAAAATTGCAGAAAACACCGTGCACTACGCTCATCAAAAAATCTGA
- a CDS encoding DUF58 domain-containing protein, with translation MELPAYSNGVTLGLKELLFYKQQCVAWLPPARSLWSTMAGQHQSRKLGRGMDFSEVRQYQAGDDIRTIDWRVTARTGKPHTKLFSEEREKPVVIYVDLSANMHMGSRLLLKSVQAAHIAALISWLSFTQKDRIGALIDLGDRQIEIKPKSHQSGILTMLQKMIEGQAEILQQTNRNEVNSMAESLVALNRLAPKGSEVIVISDYTRYHDDMTSLFNQLRQHNLVRLIQIYDPLERGETSFRGVESVSDSRQTRWLNFSAGKTRSGIKKAFETQKDRLELLSRTQGIPYTQLSCGLPLLTQLSGKF, from the coding sequence ATGGAATTACCTGCTTACAGCAACGGCGTCACACTCGGTCTGAAAGAGTTGCTGTTTTATAAACAGCAATGTGTGGCCTGGCTTCCCCCGGCAAGAAGCCTCTGGTCCACCATGGCTGGCCAGCACCAGAGCCGTAAACTGGGCCGCGGCATGGATTTTTCTGAAGTCCGCCAGTATCAGGCCGGAGATGATATCCGGACGATTGACTGGCGGGTGACAGCCAGAACCGGAAAGCCTCATACAAAACTCTTCAGCGAAGAGCGGGAAAAACCGGTGGTGATTTATGTCGACCTGAGTGCCAACATGCACATGGGTTCCCGGCTGCTGCTGAAATCGGTACAGGCCGCTCATATTGCGGCGCTGATTTCATGGCTCTCATTTACCCAAAAAGACCGGATTGGCGCATTGATTGATTTAGGTGACCGCCAGATCGAAATTAAACCGAAAAGTCATCAGAGCGGCATTCTGACGATGTTGCAAAAGATGATTGAGGGACAGGCAGAAATTCTGCAGCAAACGAACCGCAACGAAGTCAATTCGATGGCAGAGTCACTGGTTGCACTCAACCGCCTGGCACCCAAAGGAAGTGAAGTCATTGTGATTAGTGACTATACCCGCTATCACGATGATATGACATCTCTGTTCAATCAGTTAAGGCAACATAATCTGGTTCGTCTGATTCAGATTTATGACCCGCTGGAACGGGGAGAAACATCCTTCAGAGGTGTGGAGTCCGTCTCAGACAGCCGTCAGACCCGATGGTTAAACTTCTCAGCAGGAAAAACCCGGAGCGGTATAAAGAAAGCCTTTGAGACTCAGAAAGACCGTTTAGAATTACTGAGCAGAACTCAGGGAATTCCTTATACTCAATTATCCTGTGGTTTACCTTTATTGACGCAACTTTCCGGGAAGTTTTAA
- a CDS encoding restriction endonuclease subunit S domain-containing protein, producing MSDFDKALEDMAAQAPEKKEEVKLPSLEEQKEVVAKLKQLEAEGKLTPEVLESFFGQFADDADVPVH from the coding sequence ATGAGTGATTTCGATAAAGCGCTTGAAGACATGGCCGCACAGGCACCTGAGAAGAAAGAAGAAGTAAAGCTCCCTTCTCTTGAAGAACAAAAAGAAGTCGTTGCCAAACTAAAGCAACTTGAAGCTGAGGGTAAGCTGACACCGGAAGTACTGGAAAGCTTTTTTGGCCAGTTTGCCGACGATGCCGATGTACCGGTTCACTGA
- a CDS encoding cold-shock protein codes for MSNTVTGTVKWFNETKGFGFIQQENGPDVFAHFSAIQGDGFRTLTEGQTVEFVVSQGQKGPQAEQIKVL; via the coding sequence ATGTCTAATACAGTGACTGGCACTGTCAAGTGGTTCAACGAAACTAAAGGTTTTGGTTTTATCCAGCAAGAAAATGGTCCAGATGTGTTCGCACACTTCAGTGCAATTCAAGGTGATGGTTTTCGCACTCTGACAGAAGGTCAGACTGTTGAGTTTGTCGTGTCTCAGGGTCAAAAAGGTCCTCAGGCTGAACAGATCAAAGTTCTGTAA